One window from the genome of Streptomyces cadmiisoli encodes:
- a CDS encoding sugar ABC transporter substrate-binding protein → MKTGTRGAAVVMAAVALVLALAACGGETGNGPGGGGGPTIGLLLPDAVTARWETQDRPLFEQRIRALCDDCRVEHANADGSVAAQQQQVDVMITTGVDALVLVAVNARSLSTAVDKAAAAGIPVIAYDRLAEGPISGYVSFDGVQVGRLQGTALLRAMGDRADGGQIVMMNGDPTDPNTALFKEGALSVLDGRVRIGKSYDTYQWRTETANANMSGAIAALGPGNINGVYAANDSLAAGSISALKANKVKPLPPVTGQDAELGALRRIVGGDQYMTVYKPFGPEASAGADMALAAARGENLDRTAPDRVRASDGQPVPAVMLTPVSVTAGTIKDTLVKDGVYTVRQICTPQLRAACHEVGLT, encoded by the coding sequence ATGAAGACCGGCACACGGGGCGCGGCTGTCGTCATGGCGGCCGTCGCCCTGGTCCTCGCTCTCGCGGCCTGCGGTGGGGAGACCGGGAACGGCCCCGGAGGCGGAGGCGGTCCGACGATCGGGCTGCTCCTGCCGGACGCCGTCACGGCTCGCTGGGAGACACAGGACCGGCCTTTGTTCGAGCAGCGGATCAGAGCCCTGTGCGACGACTGCCGGGTCGAACACGCCAACGCCGACGGCAGCGTGGCCGCTCAGCAGCAGCAGGTGGATGTCATGATCACCACGGGGGTGGACGCGCTCGTCCTCGTGGCCGTGAACGCCAGGTCGCTCAGCACGGCCGTCGACAAGGCCGCCGCCGCGGGCATCCCCGTGATCGCCTACGACCGTCTGGCGGAGGGACCGATCTCCGGTTACGTCAGCTTCGACGGTGTGCAGGTCGGCCGGCTCCAGGGCACCGCGCTGCTCCGCGCGATGGGCGACCGGGCGGACGGCGGGCAGATCGTCATGATGAACGGCGACCCCACCGACCCCAACACGGCCCTGTTCAAGGAGGGCGCGCTGTCCGTGCTCGACGGCAGGGTGCGGATCGGCAAGTCGTACGACACCTACCAGTGGCGCACCGAGACGGCGAACGCCAACATGTCGGGCGCCATCGCCGCCCTCGGCCCCGGCAACATCAACGGGGTCTACGCCGCCAACGACAGCCTCGCCGCCGGCAGCATCTCCGCGCTCAAGGCGAACAAGGTCAAGCCGTTGCCGCCGGTCACCGGGCAGGACGCCGAACTCGGGGCGCTGCGCCGCATCGTCGGCGGCGATCAGTACATGACGGTCTACAAACCCTTCGGTCCCGAAGCGTCCGCCGGCGCCGACATGGCCCTGGCCGCGGCACGCGGCGAAAACCTCGACCGGACGGCCCCGGACAGGGTGCGGGCCAGCGACGGGCAGCCGGTCCCGGCCGTGATGCTGACCCCGGTGTCGGTGACCGCCGGCACCATCAAGGACACGCTCGTGAAGGACGGCGTCTACACCGTCCGGCAGATCTGCACCCCGCAACTCAGGGCCGCCTGCCACGAGGTGGGACTGACCTGA